The Canis lupus familiaris isolate Mischka breed German Shepherd chromosome 34, alternate assembly UU_Cfam_GSD_1.0, whole genome shotgun sequence region CACTCTGGTGAGCATCAGGATCTCTGCAGAGGCTGGGGCTGAACTGAGAACTTCCCACTGGCCAAGACATGAGTCATAGTTTTCAAGGAAATTTCCTTTGCTGGCATTGCTTCCTAGTTGTCACAAAGTAAGTACAGTTTGAAGTAACCCATCTGCCACTACTCCCCCACCAGCAGTGCCCTGCTCTCCTCACCCAGTGCTTCACCCAACACACACTGGGTCTGCTTGTGCctaaaggaggaaggagagaggggatcTAGGCCATTTTTCTCCCTCATATGAGTGACCATAAGCAATAGGAGGTGTGTCATCTCTTGCCCTCACCATGGCTAATGTCTGCTCTACTACACATGGGCCCAGAGGTCAAACTTTTAGTACTTATAAGAGGTTGATGATGACATTTGTGACATGGGAGGTCTTTCATGCTGAGGCAAGGGTATGAGTTCTGGCAACCCTTTGTGCCATGTGGAAACAACGCTGGGAAGCATATTTGCAGGTCCACAAATGATATTTGATTGTTCCATGGCACGAAAATCTTAATTTGAGGCTTAGTAGAGAGAACAGACTAGAGTAGATGGAGGCAACATGGCCTGTAAAGGGCAAACCATGCTGAGTTTGAGCAAAGAGACACATTCTACATGTAGTCAGCACTCTGAGCACACTGGGGAGAGAGTAAGCAGAGCTGGAATCAGTGTTCACAGATCATTCTTCAACTTTTAGCTTCCTTTTTACCCTCCCGCAGGCCAGTGTCTTGTCATAATTAGCCTGACTACACAATACTTGTTTGTGTCTCCAGAGAGACAGTAgtgtttaaagaaagaacatgagtcCAGTAGTGTTTAAAGAAAGAACACGAGTCCAGAGACAGATGACCCAAGCCTGGAAGGACtcccaaaaagaaggaaatgtaaaatagtgaAAAGTCAAGCTTTTGACTCAGACTTCAGTTCCAATCCTTATTACACACTATCTCTGAGACCTTtatagcttttctctttttgcttagtGCAAGATGGGACAGATACCTACCCTGTAAAACTGTTATAAAAACCATTAAGAGATATGTAAGGCTGGCTTCTCTTAGGTATTAAATAAATGGCAAgaaggcacctgggaggctcagtcggttaagcatctgctttcggctcaggtcatgatctcgaggtcctgggatggagttctgcatcaggctccctgctcagcaaggagcctgcttctccctctccttctggccctccccctgcttgtgctctctctcaaataaactcttttttaaaaatttaaataaatgataaaaattactaTCTttaacatctataaaatggaggtattTAGTAATACCTACTTTGTAATGTGGTTGTgaagagtgggaggggaggggatgccTTTGGCTAtagtagatgtttaataaatggtACTGTTATTAGTCCTGTCTTTGCTAGGTGTTAATACACTCAAATTTCAGCAGAGTCACATCTGGTATATGTAAAACAGGGGACGATTTCTATACTATTTCACTGCCATAAGGACTGCAGTACTAACTGGAGATAATTATACAGGCCCTGCTTGTGTTTTAGAATCATGATAACTAAAATCACATACAACATATTGGAGGCCAGGAATGGGGAACAATGTGCTAAAATCACACACACCTAGATTGAGGAGCTGGGGACTTGGGTTCTAGTCCTGGTGCTGCCTTTGGCTGACCTAGtagtgaccttaggcaaatcacCAAGTAATCTGACCCTCGGTGcacacattgctggtgagaaaatataaatgtgagaaATTGTCAGTTATTGTTCCTTGAAGGTAAAGCTAGTCTTCCCATGTTAATCTTTGGAACCTAGCAAAGTCCTTGGCATATAGTGGACACTCAAGATTTCTGTTTGTATAATGAATTATAAACTGCCCAGAAGTCATCTTTTAATTCATCAGTAAACTTTTTTGCCCATAAGCTTACAGCTTTGGTCTCAGTTTGGTTTGTAGGATCCCTGGGCCTGTGTCCCaaagtatttatttgtattcCACACCAACCTTAACATACTCAGAAATGTTATTTGAACACAGcttgaaagcaggaaaaaactGGCAGTAAAGAGTAGAAAAGCAGCTCTTCTGTAAATGGCAGCTGCTGGGCGGGGGTAGGGGGTAGTTTCACAGTCCTCTCTACACCCatctctggttttgttatcaCTTTCCCTATTATTCCATGTATCTTTTCTATAGGATGTATCCCCAGAGTGGAAGTGGCAGGCATTGCAGAGGCTTGAACTGCTCACGTAGATGACCCTTCCTGGCTGGTTAAGAATGTGAGCAATGCCTTACAAGTCTCCtccagaggggaggtggcaggtAGAAAGCAGCCGGTAGAAACAGGGATGAGGGCCCAAGGCTGCCTCGTGCCAGGGGAGAAATCTTGAAGTGGAACTTCTTGGTAGTAGGGAATGTCAGTACATACCCTCCACCCACAGGACACAGTGTTCCAGAACTGTTAAGAGTATTTGGTCTCTGACAGCTTTGGTAGAAGAGGGGACCTTGTAGAGGTTGAGAAGGCGGATGGAAGGGCCCAAAATGCTAACGGCCACCATCACTGTGTGCTCTAATGAGTTGCCACTGGCAAAGACAGGGTGTTTTCCAGCTCTGCTATGTATCAAGCCTTCTTCCCCTGTTATTGAGAAGCACCTGTGCCCTTCAGTTATTTTCAATACCACTTCCCTCCCTcaacttctttttctcctttccctcccctctgcgTGCCCCATCCTTCCCCACTTCCCCTGAAGTCTGACTGAAGGTAATTTTAGCCAAGCCTCACCAACCAGCCCAGATGGGTTAGGTGTCCCTCTGCAGCCTTCAACTTGCTGCTCtgtaatttctgattttcttaatcCCCAGTTCCAGAATGTAGGACCTTTATCTTGTTCAGCATTCTATCCCCAAATGCCCCCAAACACCACATAAAAAAAGACACTCagcaaatgtttaatttattgagTGTGTCAGGGTATAGTTCTAAGTTActacatttgcatttttctcGAGATACTATAATAGCTACAAATAGAGGTACAGGTCAGTCTTTTCTCTTTATACAATATAGACAAAAAGCACTGGGAAGCTAGACACCAATCAGCTATTCTTCTCGTGGTACCAGGTGATCCATACTGCTGAGTTCCATCGACTCATTAATGTACAGCATTACAACGCCACGTCATTTGTTCAAGATCACAGAATAAAACGTGAAGTCTTCGATTCGTTTTACAAAACCCGCAAAACCCTACAACAAAATCCTACCGGAAAAAGGTGACCAATCTCATTTATAAACATCAATGTTAACAGTATGTAAACTGTAACAAAACATAGCAAGATACAAAACCTAAATCCTAGTTACACAGATACAACTTCTAATTAACAACCTACTTATGATGCTACTTATGACGGTAGCTTTTTCGCGACCACCAAGACCCTGGTGGCCACGTTGCCACCAGCCCTCACCAGGGGCTGATGCCAGCCGTCTCagtggccctggccctggctctgGCCCTGGCTCTGGCCCTCATACTGGCCTCCGCTCTGGCTTTGGCTCTGGCCCTGTCGGCCTCGTCTGCCAGGGCCTCACGGTACTGCACTGGCCAGTGCTGGGGTTCTTTCTTATGGAGTTTGGCCACGAACCCCAGGACCTTCATCTTGCTGATTTCCAAGTTGCTCCGGGGACCCCAAGAGAATTCACATTCGGGCGGATTGCTGTGAGGCACCTGCCTGTAACTGAGGTATCGCTGCTGCACAAAATCTTCCATAATAAGCCTCTTCGGGTACCCGAAGAGGAAGTGGTACTTGGAGGGACGCACCCCCAACCGACGTAGCATCTCCCAGACCTGTGTCTCCCTGGCACTATTACCTTTCATGTAGATAAGGCCCAAGATCATTATTAGGAGACCCAATCTGGGGCCACCTCCTCCcagatcctcctcctcctcctcctcctcaagaGGTTTTAGTTTGTTGATCAGGATGTAAGTGTGCTGCTTGCGGCCAAGCTGTTTCAGCTCGAAACCAAAGACGTGGCGCAGGTGCTCTGCGGCCCTTGCGATGATCTCAGGCGACAGATCCTTCTGGTCTCCGATTACGTATTTCACCATCTCGGAGCGAGTGATGGGACTCTTCTTCTTGTCCTTCACCAGCAGGAACTGCACCAGCTCGGCCACCGTCCGGTCCAGGCGGCGGTAGGCCCTGCGCCGGGCCGAAGCTTTGGCTGCCAAGGTCCTGGCGCCTCTCGGGGCGAGGGCGGGCTCTgcaggcccctcctccctgcGGGCGCCGAGATGCTCCCCGGGGGTCTCCTGCAGGAGGGGGCTCGCGGCCTCCTGAGAGGCGGCCAGGGCCTGGGTCTCACCGTCGCGGCCGCCATCCTTCTCCCCCTCGGCCCGGAGGATTGGGAGGGCCCCGCTCTCGGGTTTCTGCAACATGCCTTCGGGCGGGCAGGTGCAGAGGGCGTGCACGGGCCGAGGGGTGTGCGAGCCGCGGCGCAAAGCCCCGGCGGGGGGGCGGGACAGAGGCTGGGGGAGCGGGAGGAGGACCGGGCGAGAGGGCAGAGGCGTGCTTTCGGGACGCTGAGCCGCACCGCCGCGCTCGGGGCTCGCAACGGCTGCCGCAACGCCGCCGGCACCCCCGACCCGCGCGCGGCCCCGGCGCAGCCTGCGTGTGCGCCTGCGCGCCGGGCCGCCGGGCCACTTCCGGCCAGCTCAGCCAAGATGGTGGCCCCCGGGCcgcgcgaggccccgccccttccggcGCCCTGCGGCTGTGGGGTCGCTCCAGGGGCGGTGGGAGGTGTGAGCTCTGCGCGGAGTCTTGGGCTCCGGGGCTGCAGGAGGCCAACCAGCGCTTGCTCCTCCGAGGCCTGCAGAGTGGGAGTGTGTCCACGGGCGAGGCGGCAGGCGATAGGCGTGGCGTTTTTAGGCACGTCTTATCAACAAGTGCTTACTTTAAGTCTGTGTACCCAGGATTTTGAGTGATAATCCTGGCTCAGGTGCAGAGCGCGGGAAAGGATGCCAGGGAGATGGACATGTGCTCCAAACACGCTGGGAAACCACTACTGGGAGTTGGGAGTAGTGTCCAGACCAGATCTCCTATCTTTACAGTCTCCCTCCCCCGTGGctgtggccgtggccgtggccgtggcggTGCGGAGGAGGATGGACTGCAAGTAGGGACGACCAAGTGCTGGGAATCCAGGTTGGAGGCGTGTTAGAGCGCAGAATAGGAACGGAGACTTGGCTTGGCTCGGTCACTGCTGTAGCCCCGcaccagcacagtgcctggcacctataCTATTGCATAAATATTGCAAGATGGTTGATGAGGGGGTGAGGATCGCAGATTCTACAGGGGTGAGAGGAGGATAGGGCTGGCAGAAATAGTGATGGCAGGAAAGGGGTCACAAACTACTCCCATGACTTCTTTGCATACCCCCAGTTCTTGCCTCTTTCACCTTCTCACTTTCCCTCCCTCttgcctccttcctctctttcatttTGGGGCTCAGCCTAAATGTCACCTTTCCAaagccttcctttaaaaaaataataataataataaacacaaagcCTTCCTTAATCTCCATGCATGGAAGTTCTTTACTGCCATCCCTGAATCAACATagcaatttacatttatttaacatcCTCTTATACAGACCTTATGTACTAGGCCCTGGTCCTTACCACTTTTCaagtatttgtttgtttaattctcATTAAGTCACTGTTaacatcatccccattttatagatctgTCCTTTCCCATGGTGTTTGCTATTTACCagctgtgtaatcttgggcaagttacctaaacTCCCTGCCCCTCAGTTACCTTATCAATAGGATGGGTATAATAGCAGTCACAACAGTATGGAGATTATATGAAGTAATGCATATATAGTACTTAATGCAGTACTCAGCACATAttgagtgttcaataaatgttacctattatttattgcatattttaatGTGCTGATACTGTGCTAAGTATTTACATATCTAAGTCATAACAGCCCTGCTAGATAAgtggtattattatccccattttataagtgaagtaacacacaaagaggttaagtaacttcctCAACATCACATGGCTCAACATCACTATATTTGAAGCATATAGTACGACTCTAAAGACCATGCTCGTAACCACTATATTAATagatgttaattattattattgaccaTACTCTGCTTTGTATTATAATTAAGTGCTTATTCTATTACTCTCCAAAACCAAACATCCTAAAAGCAAGGCTGTCTTTAGAACCTCTCAGAGTCAGCACTCAGTATATAATTGTCACTGAATAAATGacgaaaggcttttttttttaccacaggaaataacatttattttaagtaaatatctgACAGTCAGATTTTTCTAGATGTAATCATGAGCTTTTCACtttaaaaacttctgaaaatgtATATCCACTTATACTATATGACTTATAAAAACTGAAAGTGTGTGAATGAAGCAGAAGGATTTTTATTACAGTCTAGCTTGAGGCTGTTACTAGTTTCCATTGTGCCAAACATTCTGTGTACAATATAATTTAGTCCTCACAAATCCCTATTAAGAGGgtattattaccctcattttacaaatgggaaaacagTCACAGAAATCACCTgtctcaggcagcctgggtggctcagtggtttagcgccgccttcggcccagggcatgatcctggagacccgggattgagtcccatgtcaggctccctgcaggcagcctgcttctcctgcctgtgtctctacctctctctctgtttctcatgaataaataaataaaatctttaaaaaaaaaagagagagagagaaatcacctGTCTCAAACCAACTAtctggtgatccctgggtggcgcagcggtttggcgcctgcctttggcccagggcgcgatcctggagacctaggatcgaatcccatttcgggctcctggtgcatggagcctgcttctccctctgcccgtgtctctgcctctctctctctctctctctctgtgactatcataaataaaaaaaaaaaaaaaaaaaaacagctatctGTTAAGAGCTGGACCAGTGACGAGAACCTAGATCTCTCTATTCTGAAGACTATACTCATGACTGTACTCATGCTGGGCTGCCTGGTTATCTGTTTCTCCTGAAGGTAGAGAGAATCACTCCTACCTAGAAGGACAGTGCTAGAGATAAAACAGcccatttatatatttctctcaaTTCAAGCATTGCCAAGAAGGTATGCAAGAGATATGCATGGGAGGGAGCATACAGGAGATACACTGAATGGAAAGAATTTTGAGGGATGAATTTGCAATAATATgactggattttaaaaactgaatgacTAATACTgtgcacaaaaaaagaaagaaagaagaaagaaaaagagaaaggaaagaaagaaaaagaaagaagaaagaaagaaaaagaaagaaagaaagaagaaagaaagaaagaaagaagaaagaaagaaagaaagaaagaaagaaagaaagaaagaaagaaagaaagaaagaaagaaagaaagaaaaagaagaaaagaaagagaaaaaaactactgGTACAATACGGGATGAGTCTGGCAgacattatgttgagtgaaagaagaaagatacaAAAGATTACATACAGTATGATTCTGTCCTGTTTAATTGGATGTTCAAGACAGGTTAAACTAATCTATGGGGATAGAAATTAGGACAGTGGAGGTCTAGAGTGGGATTGACTGGAAAGGAGTATGCAGGAACTTTAAGGGAGTGATGGATatgttctgtgtcttgatttGGGCATAGGTATTTGTCAAAACTTGTCAAACAGTTCCCTTAATATCTATACATCTCACaatatacaaattatatcttaagattatttaaaaaaagattttaaaacccTAAATGAATAGGCCTTTAGATataagagacagggagaggcataAAAGGTGAATGGCTTTGTTTTTACCATTTGCCAATTCCTGCATGCTACAGTGTTCTACTTAAGGAAACTAGACAATCATTTTTAGACAATCATTCTTGATTGTGCCTGCTGCTTGTACAGGACAGGTCGACTCTTTAAACAATCCTAACCTAAGCTATTAAAGGGAGGAAATGCATATGTCTTTGTTGGTGAGGGGGTGGCAGCAAAACAAATACTTGGATGACTATTACCTTGAAACCTTCCTGAAGGATGATCTTTTGTAACCTAAACTAGCCTTTGAAAGCCCACAGTGCTTAGCACTGTTTAATATGTGGAGAGGAATAAGGGAGTTACACTGGAAAAGCAGAATTGCAGGATGAATTATCCTGGAAATGTCCAGCACTCTGTGGGCGTAGAAAAGGTGTGTCCCAGAACAAAGCCCTGAACTAGGTCAGAAGTCCTGAGTTCTGGTGTCCctcctcactcactcattctGTGACCTTGCACAGGACACTTAACTTCTCGGGGctactgtttcctcatctttaggCCTGACAACCCTTGCTTTGCCTGTCCCCACAGAGTTATTTTGAGGTTAAGTAAGATTATAAAcgtaaatatacttttaaagtgCTCTATcattaagaaatgtaaaatgctacagactttttttttttttttttggtaaggataagtggtagaaaaaaaatctcagtaatgAGTGTGACTCGTCTCTCATGCAGACATTTTGGAACGAGTTTACACATTCCTGGTTGAAAAAACCGTCTGgccaaaaaagattaaataaagaaatgtcaAGTCCTGACACTCCTTCTAAGGCCAGTGAATGCTTTGGTGGGGAGCCAGGGTTATCTTGTTGGATTCCTTCTAAACTTGGCAATAGAGTCCTCCAAACTCTTGAGTGCCTTCTTCACAGAGATGCTGAGTAATGTCACCCCGGATTCGAGTGTGCCCTGATCTGCACAGGTGCTTGTGTCTTCACTATTTCTTCTGACAGTTTTGACAGCCGTGCAGCTGATCCGGCTCAAAGGAGGGATCAGAGGAGGAGCTTTGTCCCGTATTCCTGGGCCAGGGGGAGAAAGGAGCCTGTTTTTTTTCACAGCAGAATGGGCAGAGCGTGAAGCCACGGGTCCTGTAGGAGCGGCTGGGATTGAGGCAGGATGGCTGGGCGGATGATTCGATCTGACTTGGGTAATGAAAATTGTTTGTTACCGTTTGAAGAGCAATTGTGTAAGCAACAGTGCTTCTGTGTTAGGCTGCCTGTGACCCACCAGTATCTGTAACGTAACACCCATCGCAGAGGAGGAGCGGACCCTGGCCAGCGGCgggaggagagggatgggggtgCACAgggcccccttctccctcctccagcgTCCCACCCCCTCTCTAAACCTCGAAGGAGAGTTGGCGAGAAGGCATTTGCCACCTGGACACAATGAGGCCCAGTGCGAGGGGCAGGCGTGAGGCTGGCCGGGAGCCAGGGCCCCGGTCTGAATGGCCGTCGCCAAGGGGCTCCAGCAGCCCATCTCCATCCCTGAGAGGCCGGGCGGGAGCAGGGCGGGGGCCCTCAACCCCCACCTCCGAGGCCCAACTCACACCATCCGCTGGCCGTGATCAGAATGCGCGGGACCCACGGGCTTTGAGCAGCTGAACGGGGCCGTTTCCCCTCCGCTGGCCGCCAGTTCATTTGGATTAGGGCAGGCTCTCCGGAGTCCCTTTGTTGGCTGCTTGTTATTCCGCACGCACGGAGCACTGTGCATTCATCTTTATTAGTTCTAATTGCTTCCCTATTCTAATGGGATCTTGATATTCCCATACAATTGAAAGgaaatgtattcattaaaataattcttctccTAACTGCCGCTTCAAGCTGCTCCTCTAAGTGACATTGTCTCTCTAGCCGTAGCCTGCTGAGGCCTCTTATTAAGACTCTAGTCAAAAGCCAACTTTGGGCCGCAAACTTTCCTTGCAGGAGTTTCCAGACACTGAAGCAAGGGCGCTTTTTAATCGGCTCACCCACTGAAGTTGGATGCCAGCTGGTATAATTGGGGGTGCTGCTCCGGGCCGGTGGGGGGAGAGGGCTCgcctccagctctgcctcccgTAACAATGACCCCTTTCTGCACACCAACCGGCTAATTTCGAGAGGGCTTCCTCCCCCTCCGCCTGTCATCTGTGTGAAACTTCTTGTTTATGCCACAAGCAGTTACTAGGTGTGTTCTAAGTGCGAGGCGCTGAGTAAGGTGCCGTGAGAAGTGTGAAGGCCGAGCTGGAGTCTCAAGGTGTTTATGGTCTCCGTGGGTGGCTCCCAAGTCCTGGTTCCTAAAGTCAGGCAGGAGAGGAAAGGCAGGGACCGCTCTCTCTATCCAGAAAAGCTTAGTAGGATAGAGAActcagagaagcaggctgctcttCCTAAGTGTGTTTGATTTAATAGCCAAAATCTTGCAAGCCATGAGATCAGGGGGTAATGCAAGAAGCTTCTCGGGGACATGGGGAGCCACTGATCAATTTGGGGGGAGAAACCATTATAAAAAAGCATGTGTAAATGTACGTTCCGTTCTTCGCAGGAGTGACATAAATAACCTGCTagaggagctggggggagggaagggggccaTGCGCTGGGTAGGACACGGTTGTTTGAATGTGATTTAATCCCCGCAAGAGAAGCATGATtattccccattttacaaatgagatcGAAGAGAGGAATTAGGTAGTTTGTCTAGTGTCGAGAGCTGGAGGCGGGATTTGAACCCCAGCCTCCCGGTCCCGAAGCACAGGCTGTTTCCAGGGCATCATGGGATCTCTCACGTCGTATCTGTCAGGAGCGAACCCATCAGGAGCCATCAGAGGAGCTTCATGCGGAAGGTGGTGTTGGGCTCCCCTTGGGAGGGTGGTTTGTCAGCACACAGAGCTGGGTTGCGCAGGAAGCAGGAGGCTGGGAAGAAGCTGGCATTTCAGGAGCTGACATTTCCGTGCAGGTGGCTCGGTGACTGGGGACAGTGCAGAGGAGCAACGGGAAGAAGGCAGAGAGGCCTGTGGGGATCGGGTGGTAGAGAGCCTTGCCTGGCAGGAGTTGGGATGTCAGGCTGCAGGGACTTCTCCACGCAGG contains the following coding sequences:
- the MAGEF1 gene encoding melanoma-associated antigen F1, coding for MLQKPESGALPILRAEGEKDGGRDGETQALAASQEAASPLLQETPGEHLGARREEGPAEPALAPRGARTLAAKASARRRAYRRLDRTVAELVQFLLVKDKKKSPITRSEMVKYVIGDQKDLSPEIIARAAEHLRHVFGFELKQLGRKQHTYILINKLKPLEEEEEEEDLGGGGPRLGLLIMILGLIYMKGNSARETQVWEMLRRLGVRPSKYHFLFGYPKRLIMEDFVQQRYLSYRQVPHSNPPECEFSWGPRSNLEISKMKVLGFVAKLHKKEPQHWPVQYREALADEADRARAKARAEASMRARARARARARATETAGISPW